The Mustela erminea isolate mMusErm1 chromosome 6, mMusErm1.Pri, whole genome shotgun sequence genome includes a region encoding these proteins:
- the PHB2 gene encoding prohibitin-2 isoform X1 codes for MAQNLKDLAGRLPSGPRGMGTALKLLLGAGAVAYGVRESVFTVEGGHRAIFFNRIGGVQQDTILAEGLHFRIPWFQYPIIYDIRARPRKISSPTGSKDLQMVNISLRVLSRPNAMELPSMYQRLGLDYEERVLPSIVNEVLKSVVAKFNASQLITQRAQVSLLIRRELTERAKDFSLILDDVAITELSFSREYTAAVEAKQVAQQEAQRAQFLVEKAKQEQRQKIVQAEGEAEAARMLGEALSKNPGYIKLRKIRAAQNISKTIATSQNRIYLTADNLVLNLQDESFTRGSDSLIKGKK; via the exons GCGCTGTGGCCTACGGCGTCCGCGAATCCGTGTTCACCG TGGAAGGCGGACACAGAGCCATATTCTTTAATCGGATCGGTGGCGTGCAGCAGGACACCATACTGGCCGAGGGCCTTCACTTCAG GATCCCCTGGTTCCAGTACCCCATCATCTATGACATTCGGGCCAGACCCCGGAAAATTTCCTCCCCTACAGGTTCCAAAG ATTTGCAGATGGTGAACATCTCCTTGCGAGTGCTGTCTCGACCGAATGCCATGGAGCTTCCCAGCATGTATCAGCGCCTAGGGCTAGACTACGAGGAGCGAGTGCTGCCGTCCATCGTCAACGAGGTGCTGAAGAGTGTGGTGGCCAAGTTCAATGCGTCACAGTTGATCACCCAGCGGGCCCAG GTATCCTTGTTGATCCGGCGGGAGCTTACAGAGAGGGCCAAGGACTTCAGCCTCATCCTGGATGACGTGGCCATCACGGAGCTAAGCTTCAGCCGAGAGTACACGGCCGCTGTGGAAGCCAAACAAGTGG CTCAGCAGGAGGCCCAGCGAGCCCAGTTTTTGGtagaaaaagcaaagcaggagCAGCGGCAGAAGATCGTGCAGGCGGAGGGTGAGGCTGAGGCCGCCAGAATG CTGGGAGAAGCCCTGAGTAAGAACCCTGGCTATATCAAACTGCGCAAGATCCGAGCAGCCCAGAACATCTCCAAAACG ATTGCCACATCACAGAACCGTATCTATCTCACTGCGGACAACCTCGTCCTGAACCTCCAGGATGAAAGTTTCACCCG GGGCAG TGACAGCCTCATCAAGGGTAAGAAATGA